Proteins co-encoded in one Alcanivorax sp. genomic window:
- a CDS encoding N-acetyltransferase, whose amino-acid sequence MPSFHLRTEQPGDIPAIHALTAEAFANVSHSDQREPFIVDALRNEGALSLSLVAELEAELVGHIAFSPVTLSCGASHWYGLGPVSVLPEWQGKGVGSQLVLAGLDALKKQGAHGCVLLGDPTWYERFGFVATPLLRLAGVPAEYFQALLLNGTWPDAEVHYHPAFQV is encoded by the coding sequence ATGCCATCCTTCCATCTTCGCACTGAGCAGCCCGGCGATATCCCGGCCATTCACGCCCTCACCGCAGAGGCGTTTGCCAACGTTTCCCACAGCGATCAACGGGAACCCTTTATCGTGGATGCTCTCCGAAACGAGGGAGCTCTCTCCCTTTCGCTGGTGGCGGAACTGGAGGCTGAGCTGGTGGGGCACATCGCCTTCTCCCCGGTGACACTTTCCTGCGGTGCCAGCCACTGGTACGGCCTGGGGCCGGTATCGGTGCTACCGGAATGGCAGGGGAAGGGCGTTGGCAGCCAGCTGGTGCTGGCGGGGCTGGATGCGCTGAAGAAACAGGGTGCCCACGGCTGCGTGCTACTGGGGGATCCGACCTGGTATGAACGCTTCGGCTTTGTCGCCACACCGCTGTTGCGTCTTGCAGGCGTACCGGCTGAATATTTTCAGGCGTTACTGCTCAACGGCACCTGGCCGGATGCGGAAGTTCACTATCACCCGGCGTTTCAGGTTTAA
- the nhaD gene encoding sodium:proton antiporter NhaD has translation MTTVLLILVSLGFVSIVIEDIVHIDKAKTTLFFGSFAWLLFFIAPPSHLSHAELMDSLNENLLDIATLWLFLMAAMTFVAYLSGKGIIDNMVNRLLPARISERKLMLLTGLFAFLFSSMADNITATLVCIAVLMNLDLPARKMMRYLVLVVFSVNAGGTALITGDVTTLMIFLAGKVAIPDLLLLSLPAGAAVAVLAGLLSLGLDGELHIKKQARVIDRGDKVIALLFFATILGTIAANVAFGIPPVLSFLFGLSLMFMVVQFMNKDEPVLEYIRKIEFDTLLFFLGVLLLVGMLKELGMLAYFPALYEVMPPVAANFVVGMASALFDNVPLTAALLNSGIEMTLPEWLSLTYSVGVGGALLVIGSAAGVIAMSKVEALTFGSYLRYFGYLLAAYSVGFVAVLGLGTLL, from the coding sequence ATGACTACTGTGCTCCTCATTCTGGTATCTCTGGGCTTTGTGTCCATCGTCATTGAAGACATCGTGCATATCGACAAAGCCAAGACCACCTTGTTTTTCGGATCCTTTGCCTGGCTGTTGTTCTTCATTGCTCCACCCTCACACCTCAGCCATGCCGAGCTGATGGACAGCCTGAATGAAAACCTGCTGGACATCGCCACCCTGTGGCTGTTCCTGATGGCCGCCATGACCTTCGTGGCGTACCTGTCCGGCAAGGGCATCATCGACAACATGGTCAACCGGCTGCTGCCAGCGCGGATCAGTGAACGCAAACTGATGCTGCTCACCGGGCTGTTCGCCTTTCTGTTCTCCTCCATGGCGGACAACATTACCGCCACCTTGGTGTGTATTGCCGTATTGATGAACCTGGACCTGCCGGCCCGGAAAATGATGCGTTATCTGGTGCTGGTGGTGTTCTCGGTGAATGCCGGGGGAACCGCGTTGATTACCGGTGATGTCACCACCCTGATGATTTTCCTGGCTGGCAAGGTGGCCATTCCGGATCTGCTGCTACTCAGCCTTCCCGCGGGCGCTGCGGTGGCCGTACTGGCGGGCCTGCTGTCGCTGGGACTCGATGGCGAACTGCACATCAAGAAACAGGCCCGGGTCATCGACCGGGGTGACAAGGTCATCGCCCTGCTGTTTTTTGCCACCATCCTCGGCACCATTGCCGCCAATGTGGCGTTTGGCATCCCGCCGGTGCTGAGCTTTCTGTTCGGTCTGTCACTGATGTTCATGGTGGTACAATTCATGAACAAGGATGAACCGGTTCTGGAATACATCCGCAAGATCGAATTCGACACCCTGCTGTTTTTCCTTGGCGTATTGTTACTGGTGGGCATGCTCAAGGAACTGGGCATGCTGGCCTACTTCCCGGCACTCTACGAAGTGATGCCCCCGGTAGCCGCCAACTTCGTCGTGGGCATGGCCTCGGCCCTGTTCGACAACGTGCCACTGACCGCCGCCCTGCTCAATTCCGGTATTGAGATGACCCTGCCAGAATGGCTGTCACTGACCTATTCGGTGGGGGTTGGCGGTGCCTTGCTGGTGATTGGTTCCGCCGCCGGCGTGATCGCCATGAGCAAGGTGGAAGCCCTCACATTTGGCTCCTACCTGCGCTACTTCGGCTATCTGCTGGCGGCGTACAGTGTGGGCTTTGTGGCGGTATTGGGCCTGGGGACGTTGCTGTAA
- a CDS encoding protein adenylyltransferase SelO — MSPTYGFQFDNSYARLPEALFSLSAPQPVAKPDMVLFNHALADELGLDADALAQQPDWFSGNTEIPGSTPLAQAYAGHQFGNLTMLGDGRAILLGEHLTEDGRRRDIQLKGGGRTPFSRGGDGRAALGPMLREYVISEAMHGLGIPTSRSLAVVANGEPVYRDQPLPGAILTRVAASHLRVGTFQYAAAQQDPALMDTLIDYTLHRHYPDQQGSDNPALALLNAVIAEQIALVTHWMRVGFIHGVLNTDNVTLSGETIDYGPCAFMDRYDQDTVFSSIDRQSRYAFGNQPAITQWNLTRFAETLLSRMDDDVDRAIEMATERLKGWSSTYDASWLAMMRNKLGLTGKQAEDESLITDLLSLMQLHKADYTNTFRLLIGGQQPQGQAYNNDAFASWHARWLARLEHEGNVDDSWARMRQNNPAIIPRNHQVEKALQAAEEDGDLSVVNRLLAALSDPYADRDAEDPYVQPPKEDEVVCATFCGT, encoded by the coding sequence ATGAGCCCGACCTACGGCTTCCAGTTTGATAACAGCTACGCCCGGCTGCCCGAGGCCCTGTTTTCCCTCAGTGCCCCCCAGCCTGTGGCCAAGCCGGACATGGTGCTGTTCAACCACGCCCTGGCCGATGAATTGGGGTTGGACGCAGATGCCCTGGCCCAACAGCCAGACTGGTTCAGCGGCAACACGGAGATTCCCGGCAGCACCCCCCTGGCCCAGGCTTATGCCGGCCACCAGTTCGGTAACCTGACCATGCTCGGGGATGGACGCGCCATCCTGCTGGGTGAGCACCTCACAGAGGATGGCCGCCGGCGGGACATCCAGCTGAAAGGAGGCGGCCGCACCCCGTTTTCCCGCGGCGGCGATGGCCGTGCGGCCCTGGGGCCCATGCTCCGGGAATATGTCATCAGCGAAGCCATGCATGGCCTGGGTATACCCACTTCACGGAGCCTGGCAGTGGTGGCAAACGGGGAGCCGGTCTACCGGGACCAACCGCTGCCCGGCGCCATCCTTACCCGTGTGGCCGCCTCACACCTGCGCGTGGGCACCTTCCAGTACGCCGCCGCCCAGCAAGACCCTGCCCTGATGGACACCCTGATAGACTACACCCTGCACCGCCACTACCCGGACCAGCAGGGCAGCGACAACCCGGCGCTGGCGCTGCTGAACGCAGTAATAGCTGAGCAGATCGCCCTGGTAACCCACTGGATGCGGGTGGGTTTCATCCATGGTGTTCTCAATACAGACAACGTAACCCTCAGCGGTGAAACCATCGACTATGGCCCCTGTGCCTTCATGGATCGTTACGACCAGGACACCGTATTCAGCTCCATTGATCGCCAGAGCCGCTATGCGTTTGGCAACCAGCCGGCAATCACCCAGTGGAACCTGACCCGCTTTGCAGAAACCCTGCTCAGCCGCATGGATGACGATGTAGACCGCGCCATCGAGATGGCCACCGAGCGACTCAAGGGCTGGAGCAGCACCTATGATGCGAGCTGGCTGGCCATGATGCGAAACAAGCTGGGGCTGACAGGCAAGCAGGCAGAAGATGAAAGCCTGATCACGGATCTGCTCTCCCTGATGCAGTTACACAAGGCGGATTACACCAATACTTTTCGCCTGCTGATTGGCGGGCAACAACCGCAGGGCCAGGCTTACAACAATGATGCCTTTGCCAGCTGGCATGCACGCTGGCTGGCGCGCCTGGAACACGAAGGCAACGTTGATGACAGCTGGGCACGGATGCGACAGAACAACCCGGCTATCATTCCCCGCAACCATCAGGTGGAAAAGGCGTTACAGGCCGCAGAAGAAGACGGCGACCTCAGTGTGGTTAACCGTCTGCTGGCCGCACTGAGCGATCCTTACGCGGATCGCGATGCAGAGGACCCTTATGTGCAACCGCCGAAAGAGGATGAGGTGGTGTGCGCCACGTTTTGTGGGACGTGA
- a CDS encoding putative solute-binding protein, producing MSKTKKVFQALSAAAALTLSSTAFAAVERTFCVFDIIGASGDTYNMMKDYKTAALAWGVDVELKPYTDEKIASEDLKANQCDAAVLTGIRGRQFNSYTGSMDSIGAIPSYDAMQTVIAVLASGKVDQHLVSGPYEVGGVFPLGAAFLFLKDKEIDTVEELAGKSIAVLEYDSAQANMASRVGMSPVMSDITNFSTRFNNGSVDICFAPVMGYSALELYKGMAPSGGILDYVLGQLSAQVIIRKDRFPDGFGQQSRKFMSGQFDRAMKLIDNASSEIDDKWWIRIPEADKLRYDQMMREARIALTKDGVYNKDMMSLLRKVRCKQEPSRAECVNPVE from the coding sequence ATGAGCAAAACAAAAAAAGTGTTTCAGGCATTGAGTGCCGCCGCTGCGCTGACGCTCAGCAGTACCGCTTTCGCGGCGGTGGAGCGTACCTTCTGCGTATTCGACATCATCGGCGCCAGTGGCGACACCTACAACATGATGAAAGACTACAAGACCGCCGCCCTGGCCTGGGGGGTGGATGTGGAACTCAAGCCCTACACTGACGAAAAGATCGCCTCTGAAGATCTCAAGGCCAACCAGTGTGATGCCGCTGTTCTCACCGGCATCCGCGGTCGCCAGTTCAACAGCTACACCGGCAGCATGGATTCCATCGGCGCCATTCCCAGCTACGACGCCATGCAAACCGTGATCGCGGTACTGGCCAGTGGCAAAGTGGACCAGCATCTGGTGTCTGGCCCCTATGAAGTGGGTGGCGTGTTCCCCCTCGGCGCGGCCTTCCTGTTCCTCAAGGACAAGGAAATTGACACCGTGGAAGAGCTGGCCGGTAAATCCATCGCCGTTCTGGAGTACGATAGCGCCCAGGCCAACATGGCCTCCCGGGTGGGCATGTCTCCGGTCATGTCAGATATCACCAACTTCTCTACCCGCTTCAACAATGGCTCCGTGGATATCTGCTTTGCCCCGGTAATGGGTTATTCCGCTCTGGAACTCTACAAGGGCATGGCCCCCAGCGGCGGCATCCTGGATTACGTCCTCGGTCAGCTGAGCGCCCAGGTAATCATTCGCAAGGACCGCTTCCCGGACGGCTTCGGTCAGCAATCCCGCAAATTCATGTCTGGCCAGTTTGACCGCGCCATGAAGCTGATCGACAACGCCAGCAGCGAAATCGATGACAAATGGTGGATCCGCATCCCCGAGGCCGACAAGCTGCGTTACGACCAGATGATGCGCGAGGCCCGCATTGCCCTCACCAAAGATGGCGTTTACAACAAGGACATGATGAGCCTGCTGCGCAAGGTACGCTGCAAGCAGGAACCGTCCCGCGCCGAATGCGTCAACCCGGTGGAATAA
- a CDS encoding imelysin family protein: protein MLTRVAAGGLLLSSLWIAGCSDEPPAAPAAPYDEAQARQVVSHYGELALAVYSDALAQAKSLQSAIDALLADPSAETLAAAREAWKVARVPYMQTEVFRFGNRVVDEWEGQVNAWPLDEGLIDYVDDSYQAVMGNPGARANIIASESLTIGEQTLDLSNLNGELLASLNELGGSEVNVATGYHAIEFLLWGQDLNGTDAGAGQRPATDFATDGTATGGHNERRRAYLKAVTELLIEDLEFMVAQWQPGADNYRAELEADDPRNGLRKMLFGMGSLSLGELAGERMKVALAAHSPEDEHDCFSDNTHFSHFYNGKGIRNIYLGEYQRVNGETLNGPSLSDLVMANDPEADQALKQELQASEAALQVLVDNAANGTHFDQLIAPGNAEGAAVINGAINALVEQTGGIEKAALVLDIKALNPDTADHQF from the coding sequence ATGTTGACCCGTGTTGCTGCCGGAGGGCTGCTGCTGTCCTCCCTGTGGATTGCCGGTTGTAGTGATGAGCCCCCCGCCGCCCCTGCTGCCCCCTATGACGAAGCGCAGGCCCGGCAGGTGGTCAGCCATTACGGCGAGTTGGCCCTGGCGGTGTACAGCGATGCGTTGGCCCAGGCGAAGTCGCTGCAGTCGGCCATTGATGCCTTGCTGGCAGATCCCTCTGCCGAGACCCTGGCTGCCGCCCGTGAAGCCTGGAAGGTCGCACGGGTTCCCTACATGCAGACCGAAGTGTTCCGGTTTGGCAACCGGGTGGTGGACGAATGGGAAGGGCAGGTGAATGCCTGGCCTCTGGATGAAGGGCTGATCGATTATGTGGATGACAGCTATCAGGCGGTGATGGGCAACCCGGGCGCCCGTGCCAACATCATTGCCAGCGAGTCGCTGACGATCGGTGAGCAGACCCTGGACCTGAGCAATCTGAACGGCGAGTTGCTGGCCAGCCTCAATGAACTGGGCGGTTCGGAGGTCAACGTGGCCACCGGTTACCACGCCATCGAATTTCTCCTCTGGGGGCAGGATCTCAACGGCACCGATGCGGGTGCCGGGCAGCGCCCTGCGACGGATTTCGCCACCGACGGCACTGCCACTGGCGGCCATAACGAGCGTCGCCGGGCTTACCTCAAGGCGGTGACCGAGTTGTTGATCGAGGATCTGGAGTTCATGGTGGCCCAGTGGCAACCGGGGGCAGACAACTACCGCGCCGAACTGGAAGCGGATGATCCCAGGAACGGGTTGCGCAAGATGCTGTTCGGCATGGGCAGCCTGTCCCTGGGCGAGCTGGCCGGTGAACGGATGAAGGTGGCCCTGGCGGCGCACTCGCCGGAAGATGAGCATGATTGCTTCAGTGACAACACGCACTTCTCCCACTTTTACAACGGCAAGGGCATTCGCAATATCTATCTGGGCGAATACCAGCGGGTGAATGGTGAGACGCTGAATGGCCCGTCGTTGAGTGATCTGGTGATGGCCAATGACCCGGAGGCGGACCAGGCGCTCAAGCAGGAGCTGCAGGCATCGGAAGCTGCCCTGCAGGTGCTGGTGGACAATGCGGCCAATGGTACACACTTTGATCAGCTGATCGCCCCGGGCAATGCCGAGGGCGCGGCTGTAATCAACGGTGCCATCAATGCCCTGGTGGAGCAGACCGGGGGTATCGAAAAGGCCGCCCTGGTTCTGGATATCAAGGCGCTCAATCCTGACACGGCTGATCACCAGTTCTGA
- a CDS encoding imelysin family protein codes for MRAVYLVLLAVLVSACSNPREEVTVQLANQVLLPAHEQWHGSNGALRVAAEGFCAGELDRPALEQSFYRALQSWSYLQPLMVGPMAEGNRSWQVQFWPDKRNLVARQVEALLDASNPLTPDALESASVVVQGLTAFEYVLFDETVALADSMARYCPLLTGIARHQQALSGSVLAMWEGPEGMLKALTQFPNDRYASADEALASMLRTQITAVDVLKKKLGVPMGRLNNGVPQPWQAEAWRSQHSIGNLQESLAGARALWERVRPLVGDAELVTRIDAAYENTAQKLAGLPDPLVEMVQDKASLPRLKVLYESIDHLENLQQTELARDLGIQIGFNANDGD; via the coding sequence ATGCGTGCAGTCTATCTGGTCCTGCTGGCGGTGCTGGTATCCGCGTGCAGTAACCCGCGCGAGGAAGTCACCGTGCAGCTGGCCAATCAGGTACTGTTGCCGGCCCATGAACAGTGGCACGGCAGCAACGGTGCCTTGCGGGTGGCCGCTGAAGGGTTCTGTGCCGGCGAGCTGGACCGACCGGCGCTGGAGCAGTCTTTCTATCGTGCCTTGCAGAGTTGGTCCTACCTGCAGCCGCTAATGGTTGGCCCCATGGCAGAAGGCAACCGTAGCTGGCAGGTCCAGTTCTGGCCGGACAAGCGCAACCTGGTGGCCCGACAGGTGGAAGCGCTGCTGGATGCCTCCAACCCCCTGACCCCGGATGCGCTGGAAAGCGCAAGTGTGGTGGTGCAGGGGCTGACTGCTTTCGAGTACGTGCTGTTTGACGAAACCGTGGCGCTGGCGGACAGCATGGCCCGTTACTGCCCGCTGCTGACCGGTATCGCCCGTCATCAGCAGGCGCTTTCCGGCTCTGTACTGGCCATGTGGGAAGGCCCGGAGGGCATGCTCAAGGCGCTGACCCAGTTCCCCAATGATCGCTATGCCAGTGCCGATGAAGCGTTGGCCAGTATGCTGCGTACCCAAATCACCGCGGTGGATGTGCTCAAGAAGAAACTGGGCGTGCCCATGGGCCGGCTGAACAACGGAGTGCCGCAGCCCTGGCAGGCGGAAGCCTGGCGTAGCCAGCACTCCATCGGCAACCTGCAGGAATCCCTGGCCGGCGCGCGGGCGTTGTGGGAGCGGGTACGGCCGCTGGTGGGCGATGCCGAGCTGGTGACCCGCATTGATGCGGCCTACGAAAACACCGCGCAGAAACTGGCCGGTCTGCCGGACCCGCTGGTGGAGATGGTGCAGGACAAGGCCAGTCTGCCGCGGCTGAAGGTGTTGTACGAATCCATCGATCATCTGGAAAACCTGCAGCAGACCGAGCTGGCCCGGGATCTGGGTATTCAGATTGGTTTCAATGCCAATGATGGGGATTAA
- a CDS encoding DUF1513 domain-containing protein, giving the protein MTLTRRHLLGMGAALGGVAALGGWSLWQGRGQSPLLLSARNDDAGRHYCAGYFLDGSRAFATPVAERCHDVARHPFLPLALFVGRRPSRESYLVDLRDGRLLQTVHSQPQRHFYGHAVFHGSGDWLYATENDLSEPGRGVLGRYRLDRQSLQLIHEGEVPTHGVGPHQLAWMPDGESLVVANGGIRTEGSREKTNLDSMAPSLVIMDRQGELLSKETLQHQQSSIRHLAVADDGTVVTGQQYQGEAWESVPLLAVKRPGQPYQPFPVAASQLAMMDQYTASIAIHSRRRQVAMTAPRGNRFFVWDLDTAATLIEVPMADCAGVGVVDDGFAVTSGQGRCRYFGYRDGQQASHWLDLPGGWWDNHLRLG; this is encoded by the coding sequence ATGACACTGACACGACGACATCTTCTGGGTATGGGCGCGGCATTGGGCGGGGTGGCTGCGCTGGGGGGCTGGTCGCTCTGGCAGGGGCGCGGTCAGTCGCCGTTGTTGCTGTCAGCCCGCAATGATGATGCCGGCCGGCATTACTGTGCCGGCTACTTCCTGGATGGTTCCCGCGCTTTCGCCACCCCGGTGGCGGAGCGCTGCCATGATGTGGCTCGCCACCCGTTTCTTCCCCTGGCGCTGTTTGTGGGCCGACGTCCGTCCCGGGAAAGTTATCTTGTGGATCTGCGTGATGGTCGCCTGTTACAGACCGTGCACAGCCAGCCGCAACGGCATTTTTATGGTCATGCGGTCTTTCACGGTAGCGGCGACTGGCTGTATGCCACTGAAAATGATTTGAGCGAGCCGGGTCGTGGCGTGCTGGGACGTTATCGGCTGGACCGGCAGTCCCTGCAGTTGATTCATGAAGGCGAAGTGCCTACCCATGGGGTGGGGCCGCACCAGCTGGCCTGGATGCCGGACGGCGAATCCCTGGTGGTGGCCAACGGTGGCATTCGCACCGAAGGCAGCCGCGAAAAAACCAATCTGGACAGCATGGCACCCAGCCTGGTGATCATGGATCGGCAGGGTGAGCTTCTCAGCAAGGAAACCCTGCAGCATCAGCAGAGCAGTATTCGGCATCTGGCGGTGGCGGACGATGGCACGGTGGTCACTGGCCAGCAATATCAGGGCGAGGCCTGGGAATCGGTGCCGTTGCTGGCGGTGAAGCGTCCCGGTCAGCCCTATCAACCCTTTCCGGTGGCGGCGTCCCAGTTGGCCATGATGGACCAGTATACCGCCAGTATTGCCATCCACAGCCGCCGTCGGCAGGTGGCCATGACGGCGCCGAGGGGCAACCGCTTCTTCGTCTGGGATCTGGATACTGCCGCTACCCTGATAGAGGTGCCCATGGCCGATTGCGCGGGTGTGGGGGTGGTGGATGACGGCTTTGCCGTCACCTCCGGGCAGGGACGTTGCCGTTACTTCGGTTACCGGGATGGCCAGCAAGCCAGCCACTGGCTGGACCTGCCCGGTGGCTGGTGGGATAACCACCTGCGGCTGGGCTGA
- a CDS encoding di-heme oxidoredictase family protein, whose product MRYTLLSLSLAGLLVGCDTGPTFTQAEPGEHLSAGEGTVTKTDQNAFSLPLANLSPTRRLDFSVGNSFFRNPWVIAPASTDARDGLGPLFNTNACQNCHIKDGRGHPPGPEAKQAVSMLVRLSVPAGEGDDLTRSGLVAEPNYGGQFQDAAIPGIVPEGRVRVEYSPLVMTFADGHEVELRKPRLTFSNLAYGEMHPATLFSARIAPPVIGLGFLEAISDEDLLANEDPDDADGDGISGRANRVWDRASGTVQVGRFGWKAGQPSLRQQNAEAFANDMGLTSHLVPTDSCAPSQEDCLALPDGGTPEVSDEILDNVTFYTRNLAVPARRNVDDPQVLKGKSLFHEANCQGCHVPSFTTSADAPEPELANQTIRPYTDLLLHDVGPGLADGRPEFLANGQEWRTPPLWGIGLTEAVNGHTQFLHDGRARNLMEAILWHGGEAAASRDKVLTFDAEQRAALLAFLNSL is encoded by the coding sequence TTGCGTTATACCTTGTTGTCTCTCTCCCTTGCCGGCTTGCTGGTCGGTTGTGATACCGGCCCGACCTTTACCCAGGCGGAACCCGGAGAGCACCTGTCCGCGGGTGAGGGTACCGTGACCAAAACGGACCAGAATGCCTTTTCGCTGCCGCTGGCCAATCTTTCTCCCACCCGGCGTCTGGATTTCAGTGTCGGCAACAGCTTCTTCCGCAACCCCTGGGTGATTGCCCCGGCGTCCACCGATGCCCGCGATGGGTTGGGACCGTTGTTCAACACCAACGCCTGTCAGAACTGTCATATCAAGGATGGCCGCGGTCATCCGCCGGGCCCGGAGGCCAAGCAGGCAGTGTCCATGCTGGTACGCCTGTCGGTGCCTGCCGGCGAGGGCGATGATCTGACCCGCAGCGGTCTGGTGGCCGAGCCCAACTACGGTGGCCAGTTCCAGGATGCGGCCATTCCCGGGATCGTCCCGGAAGGGCGGGTGCGGGTGGAGTATTCCCCGCTGGTGATGACCTTTGCCGATGGCCACGAGGTGGAATTGCGCAAGCCGCGGCTGACGTTCAGTAATCTGGCCTATGGCGAGATGCACCCGGCCACGCTGTTCTCGGCGCGTATCGCACCGCCGGTGATCGGGCTGGGTTTTCTTGAGGCGATCAGTGACGAGGATCTGCTGGCCAACGAAGACCCGGATGATGCAGACGGTGACGGTATCAGTGGCCGTGCCAACCGGGTGTGGGATCGAGCCAGCGGTACGGTGCAGGTAGGGCGCTTTGGCTGGAAGGCCGGTCAACCCAGCCTGCGTCAGCAGAATGCGGAAGCCTTCGCCAACGACATGGGGCTGACCAGCCATCTGGTGCCCACGGATTCCTGCGCGCCCAGCCAGGAAGATTGCCTTGCCCTGCCGGACGGGGGAACCCCGGAGGTGAGCGACGAGATTCTCGACAACGTGACTTTCTACACCCGCAATCTGGCGGTGCCGGCGCGAAGGAATGTGGATGATCCCCAGGTACTGAAGGGCAAGAGCCTGTTCCATGAAGCCAACTGTCAGGGCTGCCATGTGCCTTCTTTCACCACCTCCGCCGACGCCCCGGAACCGGAGCTGGCCAACCAGACCATTCGCCCCTACACCGATCTGCTGCTGCATGATGTGGGCCCGGGACTGGCGGATGGCCGTCCGGAGTTTCTTGCCAACGGGCAGGAGTGGCGAACCCCGCCGCTGTGGGGAATTGGTCTCACTGAAGCGGTGAACGGCCATACCCAGTTTCTCCACGATGGCCGGGCGCGCAATCTGATGGAAGCCATTCTCTGGCACGGTGGCGAAGCGGCGGCTTCCCGTGACAAGGTTTTGACCTTCGATGCCGAACAGCGTGCTGCGCTGTTGGCGTTCCTTAATTCACTCTGA